One Arthrobacter sp. FW306-07-I genomic window carries:
- the acs gene encoding acetate--CoA ligase, giving the protein MSQDTPSSTATVPSGSDQPAGQQGHQGDAFENLLSETRAFPPSPEFAADAVVTAAEYDEASTDRPAFWAKKARELLTWSKDFTQALDWSDPPFAKWFVGGELNAAYNALDRHVEAGKGDRVAIYFEGEPGDTRTYTYAQLTEEVKKAANAFESLGVAKGDRVAVYLPMIPEAVITLLACARIGAVHSVVFGGFSAEALRSRIDDAEAKLVVTADGTYRRGKPSPLKSAVDDALAHDGHTVQNVVVVKRNGQDVDWKEGRDHWWADTVETASAEHSAVGHDSEHPLYILYTSGTTGKPKGILHTTGGYLTQTAYTHRAVFDLHPETDVYWCTADVGWVTGHSYVAYAPLINGATQVMYEGTPDSPHQGRWWEIVEKYKVSILYTAPTAIRTFMKWGSEIPAKYDLSSLRVLGSVGEPINPEAWMWYRKVIGGDKAPIVDTWWQTETGAQMIAPLPGVTATKPGSAQVPLPGIAVDVVDEMGESVPNGHGGFLVIREPWPSMLRGIWGDPERFKDTYWSRFENMYFAGDGAKKDEDGDIWLLGRVDDVMNVSGHRLSTTEIESALVSHPAVAEAAVVGATDETTGQAVVAFVILRGDAVNNGDATVLELRNHVGKEIGPIAKPKNILVVPELPKTRSGKIMRRLLKDVAEGRDPGDATTLSDPTIMQQIAQSLRK; this is encoded by the coding sequence ATGTCCCAGGACACTCCCAGCTCCACCGCCACCGTTCCGTCCGGTTCCGACCAGCCGGCAGGCCAGCAGGGCCACCAGGGCGACGCCTTCGAAAACCTGCTGAGCGAGACGCGGGCCTTCCCGCCCAGCCCGGAATTCGCAGCGGACGCCGTTGTCACCGCAGCAGAGTACGACGAAGCCAGTACTGACCGGCCCGCCTTCTGGGCCAAGAAGGCACGGGAGCTGCTGACCTGGAGCAAGGACTTCACCCAGGCACTGGACTGGTCCGATCCACCGTTCGCCAAGTGGTTTGTCGGCGGTGAGCTTAACGCCGCCTACAACGCCCTGGACCGGCACGTCGAAGCCGGCAAAGGCGACCGGGTTGCCATCTACTTCGAGGGCGAGCCCGGGGACACCCGGACGTATACCTACGCGCAGCTGACTGAAGAGGTGAAGAAGGCAGCAAACGCCTTCGAATCCCTGGGCGTGGCCAAGGGCGACCGGGTGGCGGTATACCTTCCCATGATCCCGGAGGCCGTCATCACGCTGCTGGCCTGCGCCCGGATCGGCGCGGTCCACTCGGTGGTGTTCGGCGGTTTCTCCGCCGAGGCCCTGCGTTCCCGGATCGACGACGCCGAGGCCAAGCTCGTTGTCACCGCAGACGGCACCTACCGCCGTGGCAAGCCGAGCCCGCTGAAGTCGGCCGTGGATGACGCCCTGGCGCACGATGGCCACACGGTGCAGAACGTGGTGGTGGTCAAGCGCAACGGCCAGGACGTGGATTGGAAGGAAGGCCGGGACCACTGGTGGGCCGACACCGTGGAGACCGCGTCCGCCGAGCACAGCGCCGTGGGCCATGACTCCGAGCACCCGCTGTACATCCTTTACACCTCCGGTACCACCGGCAAACCCAAGGGCATCCTGCACACCACCGGCGGCTACCTCACGCAGACCGCCTACACCCACAGGGCGGTCTTTGACCTGCACCCGGAAACGGACGTGTACTGGTGCACGGCCGACGTCGGCTGGGTCACCGGGCACTCCTACGTCGCCTATGCGCCGCTCATCAACGGCGCCACCCAGGTGATGTACGAAGGCACCCCGGACTCCCCGCACCAGGGCCGCTGGTGGGAGATCGTGGAAAAGTACAAGGTCTCCATCCTCTACACCGCCCCCACCGCCATCCGCACCTTCATGAAGTGGGGCTCGGAGATTCCGGCGAAGTATGATCTCTCCTCGCTCCGCGTGCTGGGCTCGGTGGGCGAACCGATCAACCCCGAGGCCTGGATGTGGTACCGCAAGGTCATCGGCGGCGACAAAGCCCCCATCGTGGACACCTGGTGGCAGACCGAAACCGGCGCCCAGATGATCGCCCCGCTGCCCGGCGTCACGGCCACCAAGCCCGGATCGGCGCAGGTGCCGTTGCCCGGCATCGCCGTGGACGTGGTCGACGAAATGGGCGAATCGGTCCCCAACGGGCACGGCGGCTTCCTGGTGATCCGGGAGCCGTGGCCCTCCATGCTCCGCGGCATCTGGGGCGACCCGGAGCGGTTCAAGGACACCTACTGGTCGCGGTTCGAGAACATGTACTTTGCCGGGGACGGTGCCAAGAAGGACGAGGACGGCGACATCTGGCTGCTCGGGCGCGTGGACGACGTCATGAACGTCTCCGGGCACCGGCTCTCCACCACTGAGATCGAATCGGCACTGGTGAGCCACCCCGCCGTGGCGGAGGCCGCCGTCGTGGGTGCCACGGACGAAACCACCGGCCAGGCCGTCGTCGCGTTCGTCATCCTCCGCGGTGACGCCGTGAACAACGGCGACGCCACCGTCCTGGAACTGCGCAACCATGTGGGGAAGGAGATCGGACCCATCGCCAAGCCCAAGAACATCCTGGTGGTGCCCGAACTGCCCAAGACCCGCTCCGGGAAGATCATGCGCCGCCTCCTCAAGGACGTCGCAGAGGGCCGCGACCCGGGTGACGCCACTACCCTGTCCGACCCGACGATCATGCAGCAGATCGCCCAGTCGCTCAGAAAGTAA
- a CDS encoding ABC transporter substrate-binding protein, producing MASQFDASATAFPSRRTILKTVGVGAMGLAGIPFLAACTGGSAPSGTGSDSSGLTFGSGSSDDVPKRAYQAVTDAFTAKTGKKVTTNVVPHNDFQNKINSYLQGSPDDAFTWFAGYRMQYYAGKGLLAPIDDVWQTIGGNYSDALKKASTGPDGKMYFVPNYNYPWGFFYRKSLWAEKGYQVPATFDALKALATKMQADGIIPIGFADKDGWPAMGTFDYINMRLNGYQFHVDLCAHKESWDQQKVTSVFDTWKALLPFQDPAALGQTWQDAAKALEAKKTGMYLLGSFVTQQFTDPAVLSDIDFFPFPEIAMEGRDAVEAPIDGLLLSKKGGDNKAARDFMAFMGTPEAQDAYAKVDNSNIATAKGADTSKFTPLNKTCADTIKNAKYISQFFDRDALPAMANNVMIPALQSFIKDGSVDVKNLEAQAKNLYAAQ from the coding sequence ATGGCTTCACAGTTTGATGCGTCGGCAACTGCTTTCCCCAGCAGGCGGACCATCCTCAAGACCGTCGGTGTTGGCGCAATGGGCCTGGCCGGCATCCCGTTCCTCGCGGCCTGCACCGGCGGAAGCGCTCCGTCCGGCACAGGTTCCGACTCTTCCGGCCTCACGTTCGGTTCAGGTTCCTCGGACGACGTCCCCAAGCGGGCGTACCAGGCGGTCACCGATGCCTTCACAGCCAAGACCGGCAAAAAGGTCACCACCAACGTGGTGCCCCACAACGACTTCCAGAACAAGATCAATTCCTACCTGCAGGGCTCTCCCGACGACGCCTTCACCTGGTTCGCCGGCTACCGGATGCAGTACTACGCGGGCAAGGGCCTCCTCGCACCCATTGATGATGTCTGGCAGACCATTGGCGGCAACTACTCCGATGCCCTGAAGAAGGCATCCACGGGGCCGGACGGCAAGATGTACTTCGTCCCCAACTACAACTACCCATGGGGCTTCTTCTACCGGAAGAGCCTGTGGGCGGAGAAGGGGTACCAGGTGCCGGCCACCTTTGATGCGCTCAAGGCCCTGGCAACGAAAATGCAGGCAGACGGCATCATTCCCATCGGTTTTGCCGACAAGGACGGTTGGCCCGCCATGGGCACCTTCGACTACATCAATATGCGGCTCAACGGCTACCAGTTCCATGTGGACCTCTGCGCACACAAGGAATCCTGGGACCAGCAGAAAGTAACGTCCGTCTTCGACACCTGGAAGGCGCTACTGCCCTTCCAGGATCCCGCCGCCCTCGGCCAAACATGGCAGGACGCGGCCAAGGCGCTGGAAGCCAAGAAGACCGGCATGTACCTGCTGGGCTCCTTCGTCACCCAGCAGTTCACCGACCCGGCGGTGCTGTCGGACATCGACTTCTTCCCCTTCCCGGAGATCGCCATGGAGGGCCGGGACGCAGTCGAAGCCCCCATTGACGGCCTGCTGCTGTCCAAGAAAGGCGGGGACAACAAGGCGGCCCGCGACTTCATGGCATTCATGGGCACGCCCGAGGCCCAGGACGCCTATGCCAAGGTCGATAACTCGAACATCGCCACCGCAAAGGGTGCAGACACCTCGAAGTTCACACCCCTCAACAAGACATGCGCAGACACCATCAAGAACGCCAAATACATCAGCCAGTTCTTCGACCGCGACGCGTTGCCGGCCATGGCCAACAACGTGATGATCCCGGCGCTGCAGAGCTTCATCAAGGACGGCAGCGTGGACGTCAAGAACCTTGAGGCCCAGGCCAAGAACCTCTACGCAGCGCAGTAG
- a CDS encoding carbohydrate ABC transporter permease yields MSSTARELIPPEAREPAAPVRRAKGGRVRRLSGRDKVVLSLMVGIPTLIELAMVWLPMLMSVGLSFTRWNGLDLADIRPAGTANYQFIAQDYPPFWPAVQHNMLWLLFLALIATPLGLLLAVLLDQNIRGSKIYQSIFFAPVMLSLALIGIIWQLFYQRDNGLLNFLLGTAGTPQAVDWFGDSSVNIWAAMIAATWRHAGYVMLLYLAGLKGVDPSLKEAAAIDGASAVQTFFRVVFPAMRPINIVIVVITIIESLRAFDVVYVINRGTNGLEMLSALVIQNLVGEGQVIGVGSALAVVLLVISLVPIVFYLSRTFGKENQA; encoded by the coding sequence ATGAGCAGCACCGCACGAGAACTGATTCCGCCGGAGGCGCGGGAGCCGGCCGCACCTGTCCGCCGGGCCAAAGGCGGCCGCGTCCGCCGCCTGTCCGGACGCGACAAAGTGGTCCTGTCCCTGATGGTGGGCATCCCCACGCTGATCGAACTGGCGATGGTTTGGCTGCCCATGCTGATGTCGGTGGGGCTCAGCTTCACCCGGTGGAACGGCCTGGACCTTGCGGACATCCGCCCGGCGGGCACCGCAAACTACCAGTTCATCGCCCAGGACTACCCCCCGTTCTGGCCGGCTGTTCAACACAACATGCTGTGGCTGCTGTTTTTGGCCCTCATCGCCACGCCCCTGGGCCTGCTGCTCGCGGTGCTGCTGGACCAGAACATCCGCGGAAGCAAGATCTACCAAAGCATCTTCTTCGCACCCGTCATGCTGTCGCTAGCCCTGATCGGCATCATCTGGCAGCTCTTCTACCAGCGGGACAACGGCCTGCTCAACTTCCTCCTGGGCACTGCCGGCACGCCGCAGGCCGTTGACTGGTTCGGCGATTCGTCGGTCAATATCTGGGCGGCCATGATTGCGGCCACGTGGCGCCACGCCGGCTACGTCATGTTGCTCTACCTGGCAGGCCTGAAGGGCGTGGACCCCAGCCTCAAGGAGGCCGCAGCCATTGACGGCGCCTCCGCCGTGCAGACCTTCTTCCGGGTGGTTTTCCCGGCCATGCGGCCCATCAACATCGTGATTGTCGTGATCACCATCATCGAGTCCCTCCGCGCCTTCGACGTCGTCTATGTGATCAACCGCGGCACCAACGGCCTGGAAATGCTCAGCGCCCTGGTGATCCAGAACCTCGTGGGCGAAGGCCAGGTGATCGGCGTCGGCTCCGCCCTCGCTGTGGTGCTGCTGGTCATTTCACTCGTTCCCATCGTCTTCTACCTCAGCCGCACTTTTGGCAAGGAGAACCAAGCATGA
- a CDS encoding carbohydrate ABC transporter permease has product MSIATARANGSSAEATGRSGSRPKRHYGTHIFLVVMAAVWLVPLGWSVFTALRPVASTNEHGYFSVAGEFNFDNFVQAWTQGGFATYFWNSVIITVPAVLLTLFLASLMAFAVSRVSWKFNITLLIMFTAGNLLPPQVLAAPLFEMAKHFQVPYSFSDSGNMLNTYIIVIAVDTAFQMGFCTFVLSNYMKALSADLTEAALVDGASIWRQYREIILPLCRPAFAALGTLEVIFIYNDYFWPLLFIQSGNRLPITTAINNLQGQFLNNYNLLAAGAVITVIPTLIIYLLLQRQFVAGLTLGSSKG; this is encoded by the coding sequence ATGAGCATCGCCACAGCCCGCGCCAACGGGTCTTCCGCAGAAGCCACCGGCCGGTCCGGAAGCCGCCCCAAGCGCCATTACGGGACGCACATCTTCCTGGTGGTGATGGCCGCCGTCTGGCTGGTTCCCTTGGGCTGGTCCGTCTTCACCGCACTGCGGCCGGTGGCGTCCACCAACGAGCACGGATATTTCAGCGTTGCCGGCGAGTTCAACTTCGACAACTTCGTCCAGGCCTGGACGCAGGGAGGTTTTGCCACCTACTTCTGGAATTCCGTCATCATCACCGTGCCTGCGGTCCTGCTGACCCTGTTCCTCGCCTCGCTCATGGCCTTCGCCGTCAGCCGCGTCAGCTGGAAATTCAACATCACCCTGCTGATCATGTTCACCGCGGGAAACCTGCTGCCCCCACAGGTTCTCGCTGCGCCCCTGTTCGAGATGGCCAAGCACTTCCAGGTGCCCTACTCCTTCAGCGATTCCGGCAACATGCTCAACACCTACATCATCGTCATCGCGGTGGACACGGCGTTCCAGATGGGGTTCTGCACCTTCGTGCTCTCGAATTACATGAAGGCCCTTTCCGCCGACCTCACCGAGGCGGCATTGGTGGACGGTGCCAGCATCTGGCGGCAGTACCGCGAGATCATCCTGCCGCTGTGCCGCCCGGCGTTCGCCGCGCTGGGCACCCTGGAAGTCATCTTCATCTACAACGACTACTTCTGGCCCCTCCTGTTCATCCAGAGCGGCAACCGGCTCCCCATCACCACCGCCATCAACAACCTGCAGGGCCAGTTCCTGAACAACTACAACCTCCTGGCGGCAGGAGCGGTGATCACCGTTATCCCCACGTTGATCATCTACCTGCTCCTCCAGCGGCAGTTTGTTGCGGGGCTGACTCTCGGTTCCAGCAAGGGATAG
- a CDS encoding DeoR/GlpR family DNA-binding transcription regulator — protein MLPAARHQAIVDVVRRERVVRVSDLAQQLGVSLMTVRRDIELLEEGGKLERIHGGAKLPGDASTHEPGFELKSTQLTLEKRAIAVEAAALVQEGMAVGLSAGTTTWALAKELVDGPRITVVTNSVRIADLFHHAASSGSARQPSTVILVGGERTPSDALVGPIATGALKQLHLDVLFLGVHGMDADAGFTTPNLLEAETDRAFVAAARKTVVLADHTKWGMLGISSIAALDDVDEVISDVGLSTEARRVLGERAKLRVVPA, from the coding sequence ATGCTCCCTGCCGCACGCCACCAGGCCATCGTGGACGTTGTCCGGCGCGAACGGGTTGTCCGTGTCTCGGACCTGGCCCAGCAGCTGGGTGTTTCACTGATGACCGTCCGCCGGGACATCGAGTTGCTGGAAGAAGGCGGGAAGCTGGAGCGCATCCACGGCGGGGCCAAGCTTCCCGGCGATGCCAGCACCCATGAACCCGGGTTTGAACTGAAGTCCACGCAGTTGACGCTGGAAAAGCGCGCCATAGCCGTAGAGGCAGCCGCTTTGGTCCAGGAAGGGATGGCTGTTGGCCTAAGTGCCGGAACCACTACATGGGCGCTCGCCAAGGAACTGGTCGATGGCCCCCGGATCACCGTGGTGACCAACTCGGTGAGGATCGCAGACCTCTTCCACCACGCTGCTTCCTCCGGCTCAGCCCGCCAGCCGTCAACCGTCATTCTCGTGGGCGGCGAGCGCACGCCGTCGGACGCCCTGGTGGGCCCAATCGCAACGGGCGCACTCAAGCAACTGCACCTGGATGTCCTGTTCCTGGGCGTCCACGGGATGGATGCCGATGCCGGGTTCACCACGCCCAACCTGCTGGAGGCCGAAACGGACCGTGCGTTCGTGGCGGCTGCGCGGAAAACAGTGGTGCTGGCTGACCACACCAAGTGGGGCATGCTGGGGATCAGCTCCATCGCCGCCTTGGATGACGTGGACGAGGTCATCAGCGACGTCGGGCTCAGCACCGAGGCGCGCCGGGTACTCGGCGAACGGGCCAAACTGCGGGTGGTCCCTGCCTAG
- a CDS encoding LacI family DNA-binding transcriptional regulator: protein MSLTRTRARRATINDVADAAGLSRGTVSRVMNGEKYVSDEARQAVEEAIARVGYVRNSAARNLVTQESRAIGLIIHEPHSLLFEDPNIGSILLGANEVLSKADYQLVSLIIDSDRDSRRVADYLRGGLVDGAVIISARASDPIAAAVAEIGLPAAFVGHPEGTPELPYAAIDNVEAARNITGRLLETGRKQVGMIASALDRDSGKDRVAGFRAALGGRFNPDLVVEYPLYTYAAGFDGMQELLRRAPDIDGVFAASDAVAAGAMTALQEAGRRVPEDVGVVGFDDSSWALRCRPQLSTVRQPADLLGSAAAELVLAQLKGLPGTPRVLETAIQWRGSA from the coding sequence ATGTCGCTGACACGCACCCGTGCCCGCCGCGCCACCATCAACGATGTGGCGGACGCTGCCGGGCTTTCCAGGGGGACCGTTTCACGTGTTATGAACGGGGAAAAATATGTGTCGGACGAGGCCAGGCAGGCGGTGGAGGAAGCCATTGCCCGGGTTGGGTACGTCCGGAACAGCGCCGCCCGGAACCTGGTTACCCAGGAGTCCCGGGCCATCGGGCTGATCATCCACGAACCACACTCGCTGTTGTTTGAAGATCCGAACATCGGCTCCATCCTGCTGGGGGCCAACGAGGTCCTGTCCAAGGCTGACTATCAACTGGTTTCGCTGATCATTGACTCGGACCGTGACAGCCGCCGGGTGGCTGATTACCTGCGGGGCGGCCTGGTTGATGGTGCCGTCATCATCTCGGCCCGCGCCTCCGATCCGATTGCGGCGGCCGTGGCGGAGATCGGCTTGCCGGCCGCTTTTGTGGGGCATCCGGAGGGGACTCCCGAGTTGCCCTACGCCGCCATCGACAATGTGGAGGCCGCCCGCAACATCACCGGAAGGTTGCTCGAAACTGGGCGCAAACAGGTAGGTATGATCGCCAGCGCATTGGACCGCGATTCCGGGAAGGACCGCGTGGCAGGCTTTCGCGCTGCACTGGGCGGACGCTTCAATCCCGACCTGGTTGTTGAGTATCCCCTGTACACCTATGCCGCAGGCTTCGATGGAATGCAGGAGTTGCTGCGGCGGGCGCCGGACATCGATGGAGTCTTCGCCGCCTCCGATGCCGTGGCTGCGGGCGCAATGACCGCGCTGCAGGAGGCCGGCCGAAGGGTGCCCGAAGATGTGGGCGTTGTCGGTTTCGATGACAGCAGTTGGGCCCTGCGCTGCCGCCCGCAGCTCTCCACAGTCCGCCAGCCCGCGGATCTGCTGGGGAGCGCCGCTGCTGAGCTCGTCCTTGCCCAGCTCAAGGGGCTTCCGGGCACGCCGCGGGTCCTTGAGACAGCGATCCAGTGGCGCGGTTCTGCCTGA
- a CDS encoding beta-galactosidase has product MSPTRTPVAGLSPSGQLVYGCDYNPEQWDNTVWQEDVRLMKQAGVNLVAVNIFGWAELESTQGIFTFDRLDEILDLLHANGIGVNLGTGTSSTPAWLTALHPDILPQSASGTRAWPGGRQAWCPSSPHYREYALRLVTEVVRRYGAHPAVRLWHVSNELGCHNALCYCDVSAEAFRGWLVTRYGTLESLNSAWGTAFWSQRYSDWSQILPPRTTVSTSNPTQVLDFHRFSSDELLGYYQSEAEVLRRHSDVPVTTNFMVAAHIRNQDYWSWAPHMDVIANDHYLDHRLEDPTIELAFAADATRGLAQGRPWLLMEHSTSAVNWQPRNIAKNPGEMLRNSLAHLARGADGLCFFQWRASVQGSEKFHSAMLPHAGTDSRIWKEVVELGGILEQLAEVAGSTVTAEAALMFSWEAWWAYDQESHPSSDVRYLDQVHAMYKALWDAGITVDIVAPGADISGYKLVVVPGLYLVRDKESAALAHYVSSGGHAIVTYFSGIVDENEKVLAGGYPGAFRQLLGIRTEEFIPLAPGQARTLDNGADASLWTEALRLEGAEAIASFTDGPLAGTAAVTRNQHGSGTAWYLATALDQAALRHTVSEAAAGAGVVAYESAPGLEVVVRAGLDHDYTFLINHTEEEHKYAARGHELIAGEEVATAVAIPAGAVRVVRTATSAPPTTGKNTGQKDDERD; this is encoded by the coding sequence TTGAGCCCCACCAGAACGCCGGTTGCCGGGCTGTCCCCGAGCGGACAACTCGTTTACGGCTGCGACTACAACCCCGAGCAGTGGGACAACACCGTGTGGCAGGAAGACGTCCGCCTCATGAAACAGGCCGGCGTAAATCTCGTCGCCGTCAATATTTTTGGCTGGGCAGAACTGGAATCAACCCAGGGCATCTTTACGTTCGACCGCCTTGACGAGATCCTGGACCTGCTCCACGCCAACGGCATTGGCGTCAACCTGGGGACGGGAACATCCTCCACACCGGCCTGGCTCACAGCGCTTCACCCGGACATCCTCCCCCAGTCGGCATCCGGAACCCGCGCCTGGCCCGGCGGGCGCCAGGCCTGGTGCCCCAGTTCCCCGCACTACCGCGAATACGCCCTCCGGCTGGTCACCGAGGTGGTGCGCAGGTACGGCGCCCATCCGGCCGTCAGGCTGTGGCACGTCTCCAACGAACTCGGTTGCCACAACGCACTGTGCTACTGCGACGTCTCCGCCGAGGCTTTCCGCGGCTGGCTGGTCACCCGGTACGGGACCCTCGAGTCGCTCAACAGCGCCTGGGGCACCGCCTTCTGGTCACAGCGGTACTCGGACTGGAGCCAAATCCTGCCGCCCCGCACCACTGTTTCCACCAGCAACCCGACCCAGGTACTGGACTTCCACCGCTTCAGCTCGGATGAACTGCTGGGTTACTACCAGTCCGAAGCCGAGGTCCTGAGGCGGCACAGCGACGTTCCCGTCACCACCAATTTCATGGTCGCCGCCCACATCCGCAACCAGGATTACTGGTCATGGGCACCGCATATGGACGTCATTGCCAATGACCATTACCTCGACCACCGGCTTGAAGACCCCACCATCGAACTGGCCTTTGCCGCCGACGCAACCAGGGGCCTCGCCCAGGGCCGGCCGTGGTTGCTCATGGAGCACTCAACGTCGGCCGTGAACTGGCAGCCCCGCAACATTGCCAAAAACCCTGGCGAGATGCTCCGCAACTCACTTGCCCACCTGGCCCGCGGCGCCGATGGGCTTTGCTTCTTCCAGTGGCGCGCTTCAGTCCAGGGCAGTGAAAAGTTCCACTCCGCAATGCTTCCCCACGCAGGAACGGATTCCCGGATCTGGAAGGAGGTGGTGGAACTCGGCGGCATACTGGAGCAGCTTGCCGAGGTAGCCGGTTCGACAGTCACGGCGGAGGCGGCCCTAATGTTCAGCTGGGAAGCGTGGTGGGCCTACGACCAGGAGTCCCACCCATCTTCAGACGTTCGGTACCTGGACCAAGTGCACGCGATGTACAAGGCACTGTGGGACGCGGGCATCACGGTAGACATCGTGGCCCCCGGCGCCGACATTTCCGGCTACAAACTCGTGGTGGTGCCCGGCTTGTACCTCGTCCGGGACAAGGAGTCAGCAGCGCTTGCGCACTACGTCAGCAGCGGCGGCCATGCCATCGTTACCTATTTCAGCGGCATTGTGGACGAAAACGAAAAGGTGTTGGCCGGCGGCTATCCCGGCGCCTTCCGGCAACTGCTCGGCATCCGGACGGAGGAATTCATCCCCCTGGCCCCGGGACAGGCCAGGACCCTCGACAACGGTGCTGATGCCTCCCTGTGGACCGAAGCGTTGCGGCTGGAGGGAGCGGAGGCAATAGCCTCCTTCACCGATGGGCCCCTCGCCGGCACGGCCGCCGTCACCCGCAACCAGCACGGGTCCGGAACGGCGTGGTACCTGGCGACGGCGCTGGACCAGGCAGCACTTCGCCACACCGTGTCCGAGGCTGCTGCCGGCGCTGGAGTGGTTGCCTATGAGTCAGCCCCAGGGCTTGAAGTCGTGGTCCGGGCAGGCCTTGACCACGACTACACCTTCCTGATCAACCACACCGAAGAAGAGCACAAGTACGCGGCCCGCGGCCACGAACTGATCGCCGGCGAAGAAGTCGCCACCGCCGTCGCCATTCCTGCGGGCGCCGTGAGGGTTGTCCGCACCGCCACATCAGCTCCCCCGACTACTGGCAAGAACACCGGCCAGAAAGATGATGAACGTGACTAG
- a CDS encoding carbohydrate ABC transporter permease, translated as MNVTRPITAPATATGVPMPRKSKTTGAQRRAVLLFVAPFGVLFLAFYAVPIIFAVVQSLLTVERKGTFGPPQQVFGGLVQYQQVFQNSEFWESVGRVLLFGVVQVPVMLGLALLFALLLDSPLLKGTKFFRLAFFAPYAVPGVIAAIMWGFLYSPSLSPFDAVTSQVNFLSADLVLWAVANIVTWVYVGYNMLIIYSSLLAIPTEIYEAARLDGASNFQIAWRIKIPLVVPAIILTGVFSIIGTLQLLAEPQTLRSFSTAISSTFTPNLAVYTTASVPNYSLAAAFSVVLALATFVLSFVFLKATQRKVSQ; from the coding sequence ATGAACGTGACTAGACCCATTACCGCGCCGGCAACGGCCACCGGAGTGCCGATGCCCCGGAAGTCCAAAACCACAGGCGCCCAGCGCCGCGCCGTCCTCCTGTTCGTTGCGCCATTCGGCGTCCTTTTCCTTGCCTTCTATGCGGTTCCGATCATTTTTGCCGTGGTGCAGTCGCTGCTCACCGTTGAACGCAAGGGAACATTCGGACCTCCCCAGCAGGTCTTCGGCGGGCTGGTCCAATACCAGCAGGTGTTCCAGAACAGTGAATTCTGGGAGTCTGTGGGGCGGGTACTGCTCTTCGGAGTGGTCCAGGTGCCCGTCATGCTTGGCCTTGCACTCCTCTTCGCCCTGCTGCTCGACTCGCCCCTCCTGAAGGGGACGAAGTTCTTCCGGCTGGCGTTTTTCGCCCCTTATGCCGTCCCCGGCGTCATCGCAGCGATCATGTGGGGCTTCCTCTATTCGCCGTCGCTTTCCCCTTTTGATGCCGTTACCTCGCAGGTCAACTTCCTCTCGGCAGACCTGGTCCTGTGGGCAGTGGCAAATATTGTGACCTGGGTATACGTCGGCTACAACATGCTGATCATCTACTCGTCCCTGCTGGCAATCCCAACGGAGATCTACGAAGCGGCCCGGCTGGACGGTGCCAGCAACTTCCAGATCGCCTGGCGCATCAAGATTCCCCTCGTGGTGCCGGCCATCATCCTCACCGGCGTGTTTTCCATCATCGGAACGCTCCAGCTCCTGGCGGAACCGCAGACCCTGCGCAGTTTCAGCACGGCCATCAGCAGCACCTTCACTCCCAACCTCGCCGTTTACACAACAGCATCAGTCCCGAACTACAGCCTGGCTGCAGCATTCTCGGTGGTGCTTGCGTTGGCAACATTCGTTCTTTCCTTCGTCTTCCTCAAGGCAACCCAGCGGAAGGTTTCCCAGTGA